A single window of Dermacentor albipictus isolate Rhodes 1998 colony chromosome 1, USDA_Dalb.pri_finalv2, whole genome shotgun sequence DNA harbors:
- the LOC135902902 gene encoding uncharacterized protein, whose product MARRAGAAGAAAKGHEERERSRRLRDKLGEPEASLLGAAVTPPVQSHGGLPRRSRQRKLSPSAHYQRAAGIQFTAFIEAIASDGDQQLQLWILLLKKAEWRLLRQQGRPASAHHQRTEARTTTLQPPEPSTHRARGPTAVVLTRGFVQGRVRSDFHEPAPCCELLFTRMAKRRHRSPLAAPAARSLFVERERPTIGGATVQLVCMRSRQGRLRGHRIAKRKRGCLLFGCATRPFAVSAGDIGTAFDNSCVGVALVCAAAAALLQDDAEGAQSKNGDAVEALPVVALLAQQPGELGEHLLLALGLGLLCQRHRRNYVCSHRLQAASHRGLCKKILAAVQACTPLIMESFELYLVNETPGCLRVKKMIQSLQFLCGVLAAALHRTDGHGYLLLPILFDMAGADDGLAVTSPAAYTCSTFGAYDTRSRPAWQPCWPRGGGL is encoded by the exons ATGGCAAGACGTGCTGGCGCTGCCGGAGCCGCTGCGAAGGGGCACGAGGAGCGAGAACGTTCGAGGCGTCTTCGCGACAAGCTAGGCGAACCTGAAGCTTCTTTGCTGGGTGCTGCTGTAACTCCACCCGTCCAGAGCCACGGAGGGCTACCTCGGCGTTCTCGGCAGCGGAAACTATCTCCGTCAGCGCATTATCAACGAGCTGCGGGAATCCAGTTCACCGCATTCATCGAGGCCATTGCCAGCGACGGCGACCAGCAGCTGCAGCTTTGGATCCTGCTTCTCAAGAAGGCTGAGTGGCGCCTTCTTCGGCAACAAGGACGACCTGCGTCAGCGCACCACCAGCGTACAGAAGCCCGCACTACCACGCTTCAGCCTCCGGAGCCATCGACCCACCGAGCCAGGGGCCCGACCGCTGTGGTCCTTACAAGAGGATTTGTGCAGGGTCGGGTCCGCAGCGACTTCCACGAGCCCGCACCTTGCTGTGAGCTACTATTCACCCGGATGGCGAAACGACGTCACCGGTCGCCGCTCGCTGCCCCTGCCGCACGGTCGCTCTTTGTTGAGCGCGAACGCCCCACGATTGGTGGCGCTACTGTGCAGCTCGTCTGTATGCGCTCACGCCAAGGCCGCCTGCGAGGTCATCGAATAGCAAAGCGCAAGCGCGGCTGCCTACTTTTCGGCTGCGCTACTCGGCCTTTTGCCGTTTCTGCTGGTGACATCGGGACCGCTTTCGACAACAGCTGCGTGGGCGTCGCGCTGGTCTGCGCTGCTGCAGCCGCACTCCTCCAGGACGACGCAGAAGGTGCGCAGTCGAAGAATGGCGACGCTGTTGAGGCCCTGCCAGTGGTTGCACTTCTGGCCCAGCAGCCCGGCGAGCTGGGCGAGCATCTGCTGCTGGCCCTGGGTCTCGGCCTGCTCTGCCAGCGGCATCGACGGAACTATGTCTGCAGCCACCGCCTCCAAGCAGCAAGCCACAGAGGCCTCTGCAAGAAGATCCTGGCAGCAGTCCAAGCGTGCACGCCGCTCATTATGGAGAGCTTCGAGCTTTATCTTGTCAACGAGACCCCTGGCTGCTTGCGAGTGAAGAAAATGATACAGTCTCTCCAGTTCCTTTGCGGTGTCCTCGCTGCAGCCCTTCACCGCACTGACGGCCATGGTTACCTGCTTCTTCCAATTCTCTTTGACATGGCTGGTGCGGACGACGGTCTCGCTGTCACGAGTCCGGCTG catacacttgCAGCACCTTTGGAGCATATGACACGAGGTCAAGGCCGGCCTGGCAACCTTGCTGGCCAAGGGGAGGTGGTCTGTAA